From a region of the Tribolium castaneum strain GA2 unplaced genomic scaffold, icTriCast1.1 ptg000072l, whole genome shotgun sequence genome:
- the LOC135267669 gene encoding uncharacterized protein LOC135267669, translated as MASLNFATVNTGGISRKFASLRHFLHIDQIHIAAITETQSKRPVNITGFHSYNKPSPTTRAKHGVTLLVSTSLASSQHILPPHLDHLQAVAATIHINNLNILFICYYNPPLETVSTQLLDYTSTFRHAVILGDFNARHTDFGDTISNTNGRHLTRSLNTLPLCRLRNQFPTLINHVGTSIVDHIIVTDNLTHITNTDSFIGTTVTSDHLPLVSNFTLQGPQPRPTHIPIFDFNNTNWTDFQNYITNNLPHIDDTLDPNTIDTQVTQLTQLIKQAQTLFVPIKHIPTNRKPLPPQILALIRVKRRIYREFVQTRSPVLKTVFNRLNAQIRRDINQFRLAHWSNSCSSLDYRDGKTSPDLTTTLTSTQTPTQTFHPTTRT; from the exons atggcttCTCTGAATTTCGCCACAGTCAATACGGGAGGGATTTCTCGTAAATTTGCCTCCTTGAGACATTTTCTACACATCGACCAAATTCACATCGCAGCAATCACAGAGACACAATCCAAACGACCCGTAAACATCACAGGCTTCCACTCCTACAACAAACCCAGCCCCACAACCCGAGCCAAACACGGCGTCACACTTCTTGTCTCAACTTCACTCGCTTCATCTCAACACATCTTACCCCCCCATCTTGACCACCTTCAAGCCGTTGCAGCCACCATtcacattaacaatttaaacattctgtttatttgttattacaatccTCCTCTCGAAACCGTCAGTACCCAACTCCTCGATTACACTTCCACATTCAGACACGCAGTCATTCTCGGAGACTTCAACGCTCGACACACCGATTTTGGtgacacaatttcaaacacaaacgGCAGACACCTCACACGCTCTCTCAACACTCTTCCTCTTTGTCGTCTTCGAAATCAATTTCCCACACTCATCAATCACGTTGGCACATCGATCGTAGACCACATCATTGTGACCGATAATCTCACACACATCACAAACACAGACTCTTTCATTGGCACCACAGTCACCTCCGATCATCTCCCTCTTGTCTCAAACTTCACACTTCAAGGCCCCCAACCGCGACCCACGCACATCCCCATTTTCgatttcaacaacacaaactggaccgactttcaaaattacatcacaaacaacctcccacacattgacgacacacttgaccccaacaccattgacacacaagtaacacaactaacacaactcatcaaacaagctcaaacactttttgtacccatcAAACACATTCCAACAAATCGCAAACCATTGCCCCCTCAAATCCTTGCCCTCATCCGAGTCAAACGCCGAATTTATCGCGAATTCGTGCAAACCAGATCTCCAGTCCTCAAAACTGTCTTTAACCGTCTCAATGCACAAATAAGACGTGACATCAACCAATTTCGTCTTGCCCACTGGTCAAACAGTTGTAGCTCCCTCGATTACCGAGACG GCAAAACCTCCCCCGACTTGACTACGACGCTGACCTCGACCCAGACCCCGACCCAGACTTTCCACCCGACAACCCGGACTTGA